The region CAACCTTGATGATGATTAAGGGTTTTTAATTATGAACTTTATATTTTTGGGTTTAGTGTAATCAGTCCCAAACAATGTACTTATGTTAAGTATGGTCAGTTGAATCATAACTTTGGGATGGCTATATTTTTGTCTTAAGTATGGTCAAGTAGACCTCATTTTGGTATGGTTAAGTATGTAAAACTTATGTTTCAAAATTTGGGACCATGTAATGACTGAATGAAGTTATCTACATTAGCAGCTTATTTCACACCAATCTTCATAATGCTATAATTTCATTCATTCCATTCATTTAAATATTGCTAGTATATGGACACTGAGCCATACGGATGCATTATAATTGCACAAAATTCATCAGTGGCAACACAATATGAAGCCATCCACTAACTGAAATTCACACCACTAACATACAAATTACATAACATAGAGCCATCCACCATTCACATTCTTCTTCTGCTGGGACTTTATCACCAACACATCAATGAACACAACAGTTACAAATCCAGACATCTTTAGTATCTTCCAATACTTGCCAAATTTCACTTTCTTCTCCCTGTTCTTTTCCTTCTTCTTTGCTACTTTTTCTTCGAGCATCACAATCTTCTCTTCGAGCAACTCTATCTTTGCTTCTAAGTAAATTCTTCGATTATTGAGATGAGTGATAACTTCAACATTCCTTCCCCGAAATCCGTATGATACCATTGAAAATAGTCACACCTGCTATCCTGCAagtttcaaattttaattttttaattcaaaattaattcacTAACATCATCTTTAATGCTATCACAAATGTCTTACTTGGGAGTGAGAACACGTATAAAACCTTCGTCCTGGATTTCTCAAGGACCAAGACGTATACATTTTCCCCCTATCACCACAATCGTAAATGAACCCAGAAGAACTTCTTGAGGACATGGGGTGAGAAGATCTTGTTGTGCTTATTGTTGCCATGGAAAAGAAGAACCCTAAAATATTTAGGGGATAAATATCAAGTATGGGttgtatgtgtatgtatataaAGGGCAGATGTAGCCGTTGTACAGTCCACGTCATCTACAGCTCAGCTGATTGGTCTCTGTTCATGCTACATCAGATCTGACCGTTACAATCTTCATTGACTTTTAACGGCatgtacattttaattaaatGAGTGAGTAAAGTGAGTCAAATTTGTAGTCAGTGAATAAACTGAGTCATTTGGCTGCAATCAATCATGAACTTGATATTTATCCCTAAAGAGTGAAAGAAGCAAATTACCAAAAGAATTACTTTCATGCTATCCACTGGTAGAGTAGAGCTTTTCTTTTTTAGCATGACATCAATGAGATCCTCTGTCGAGGACTTGGGTCTGTCAGGCTTGGAGTGTTCATCAATAAGTTCTTGGTAGAACTTATCCATCTCTTTGAAATTCCTATCAAGTATAGCCCATAATCCACTGAGTCTATCAATCCAGCCGAACATAGGAAATAAATCCGAAACAAAAAAGGCAGGTAACATGGTTTTGATATCTGCCACCATTCTTCTGAATTTCTCTTTTCCTAAAGTGTCTTCATCATACCTCTTCCCAAATGCAACTCTAGAAGTAATTGAAGTAGCATAATTCGAAAAATATTCAAATCCGTTCACATGTTTTGAAGCAGAAGCTGCCTCCGCAATTCGTCCAATCATTTGAGCAACCTCATCTTCACGAACCGGATGAAAAGATAGCTGAGCTCTTTTTTGAGTGAATAATTCGAGTGTACACAACTTTCTCACCTGCCTCCAATGGTCATTATAGGGAGAAAATGCCATATCTCGTCCATTGTACCACAATTTTTTCATTCTAGTCATCTCAATCCTATTACAGTAGCTAAGATCTTGAGTTCTCAACACTTCTTGCGCCATTTTTGGTGATGAAACAATAAGTACTGGGACTGAGCCCAGACGTAAAGTCATGATAGATCCATATTATTTTGATAGGTTCGAGATATACTCGTTAGCGCATGTAGATTTATATATTTGGTAAAAGTTTCCGATGAACGGATGCCCTCCTGGACCGGGTGGTGCAGAAAGACCATCGACTCTTTTATTGTGATAACACAAGAGATATGCAATTGGAAATGCAAGAATGAGAAAAATTACTACAGGATCCATCTCCAGTGTTAATAACTATGGTCTATGGACTATACTTGCTGCACAATATATATACTAGCTTATTTGTTTAAATTTGAATAGTTtcaaatctaaattatttaaagGCATTAGGTTATATGAAATCGACCAATCTTTGTTCTTCTTTAAAGTATACATGCCTGTCCCATCAATGTAATAACATATAGTATTTGTTAGCACTCCATTATATACGAGGTTGTCAAAAAATGTTAATTAAGTAAAATGCGTCaagttaaggcagattgagttgACAACTTGATATTGCAAGATTTGGCCCGGGGTGAGCTCTTGAGCTCCCTTCAAGGGTTAGACTACTTGCATATATGTGTTTAATTGAGGTTGTCAAAAAATGTTAATTAAGTAAAATGCGTCaagttaaggcagattgagttgACAACTTGATATGGCAAGATTTGGCCCGGGTGAGCTCTTGAGCTCCCTTCAAGGGTTAGACTACTTGCATATACGTGTTTAAttaattcttaaaaaaaatatttggcACAGGGTGTACAAATactaaataaaatataattttttcaTCATTATACACATACATATTTGTGGTACATATAATGTTTAACACCTTTTTGCCACGGCTGTTCCATGACCAGGTCAACCAGGTAAATTACTTGCCATGGGCCTGTTTGGCTATGGGCCTAAATTTTGacaaaaattatatttacatattataATTATAGACATAACATCGTAAATTTTATAGAATTAAGGGAAATTCAGGGTTTGTGATCTTATTCAATTTAGGGCTCTTTTAACGCTAATTTTCTCATTATGTTTTAATCTTCTTTTTATAATTTCACAGGCTATAATCAAGATTAAAGCAATCTTACTTCAAATTTCAAAATTGTGAATGCTttaaaatttggattttaaaattttCTATTCAAGGTGATATCCTTCTTTTACATCCATTAGTTGTTTTATTTTTACGTATTACAATGCCACCAAAGCAACCATCCGAAAATGAGAAAAGATAAAAGAGAAAGCGAGTAAATGAGTTAGTAGGGAGCTATGGacaattttgatattaaaaagGTAGAAACTTCAGAACAAGAATTAAGTAAAAATGTAAAATTTTGGAGGGCTCGGGGATTGGTAATGAAAATTTGGAGAATTTAAATGTAGAATATGCGATTTTGAATGAGGAAAATGTAAGGCTTAAAGAAGATGAGTCATGTCTTCTTTTTAAAGATATTTATGATCCTAAAAATTCGGATAATTTAAACAACAATGAGAGGGATGTCTTAGTTGAAATAGGGCCTATAAGGGAATTAAATCTCACATTTTAACTTGATGATACTTCAAGACATTTTTCATATGCTTCTTATTCTAGAGGATTAAATAATTGGGAGGTTGTTCTTAGAAAATTGTTAATTTATTGTAGACTAGTGCATAACGTCTATTGTTTTTGTTGTAAGTTGTTCGAATCTCATCAAATGAAAAGTTCATTAGCAAATGATGGGTAGAGAGATTGGAAACATCTCGGTGAGAGGCTCAAACAACATGAAAATAGTGTTGAGCATATCACTAACACGAACAATTGGAATGAATTAAAATTGAGATTGAATAAAAATCAAACCATTGATAAAGATCTCCAACAAGAAATATCCCAGGACAAGGAATGTTGGAAAGAAGTATTGATAAGAATAATTTCGGTTCTGAAATGTCTTGTTAAAATAATTTTACTTTTAGAGGGTCTAATAAGAAACTCCACCAAGAAAGTAATGGTAACCTTTTGGGATTAATTGAGATGATTGCGGAATTTGATTTGGTATTGAAGATCATGTTATAAGAATCCAAATTATGAGATGCATCATCATTGTCTTGGCAACAAAGTTCAAAATGAGTTAATTTCTCTTTTGGCTCATAGTGTTATAAGTTCCATTTTAAGTGTGGTTAAAGAGGCTAAATATTTCTCGATTATTCTTGATTGCATTCCGGATATACGTCATCAAGAACAAATGACTTTGCTTGTGCAAAGTGTGAACATGtcaaataataaaattaaaatagaagAGTTCTTTCTTGAATTTCTTAATGTAGATGACACATCCGGATTAGGCATCTTTGGTGAATTGGTAAGTTCTTTAAAATATTTCGATCTTAATGTAGAGGATATCAGAGGTCGAGGTTTTGACAATGGTTCAAATATGAATGGAAAATATCAAGGAGTTCAAAAAAATTACTTGATATAAATCAAAGAGCTTTGTATATGCCATATATTTTCCATAGTCTTAATCTTACTCTTTGTGATGCGTCTAATTTCTTGTGTTAAAACTATTTATTTTTTGGTGTTATGCAATGGATATACACATTGTTTTCAAGTTCTCCAAAATGATATAAGATTTTTCTTGATAATGTTTCGGGTTTAACTGTGAAATTTTTGTGTAATCATTGTGTAATACTCGTTTCTTACCCAGTATATGTGTCCCTGCAGAACACATAATCATGGACGTACATGTAATTTGGGTCGAAGGTAGAGTGGATTCTTTTTTTCAAAGTTAAACCATTAGTAAGCTGATCGTCGATGTCCTCGAATTTCATCCCAGTAGGTGATTATCAGTCGAAACTATAAAGAAGAttagcaagtcaaagctacacgTTCGATTGTCCTATGATCATTCATGCTCAAATTCTCCTTCCAGTACCAAATGGTAGATACTCAAATTGCGTTCCCGCGTAATTATAATCAGATCTTTCCAAAAATCTTCACTATGCCATAGATGGCCTAATTTCACTTTTTGCATGGTGTTGCCTTAGAAAACGTTGTAGTAGGTATGAAATTACGATCCTATCACAACAACCTGATTTTGGTGTTACCGTAGGCATACATACATGTTGCTATAGCCGAGTAAACCTTTGGTGTTAACGTAGACCTCTTCTCTATTGCAATCAACGAGGTGGTGTTGGTATACACAGTTCAATaaagaatattttaattttaactCAAAATTAAATTTGCCTTTAAAAATAATTGatatgaataaattaatttatGGAGGTTGCTGGAAAGTAGAATTCCgccaaataaataaaatatttatattttatgatttttgaaatattttcttaaaatttataataaatgaataaattttaataattaattatataaaactATTAGTTTTGAAAATAACTAAACCATTTTTTTATAGAAATTAAAGTTCGTAACTGTTTTGagtatttaaaatttattaaatcaataataatagtaatgaatataatgatataaaagtataagaatatatataaaatttaaaaaataaaaattaaatgaTGAAAAGCAATAGGATGGAAGCTAATATTTATTTTGGATATTGGCCTCTAAATTTTTGGGTCAGGTGGCTAAAATTTGAACAGAGCGGGACTTAAAAATTTTAGGCAAATTAAAGGAGGGAAATGAATTTAGGGATTCTTCATCCCTCTTTTAATTACAGTATCATTCTCTTATCCCTGAATTCGAGAAGCGGCCATGGTTTTGAGCTCTAATCGGAGGAACAATCCTTGCAGAATAGAGGTATGAAATCTCTCCCATTCTCTCTCTCATCCACATGTAATGCTCTACTCGTGCCTTTGATTTTGTCTGTTTATAGTTGTAGGCAGATTCTTACATTTACTTAAGCGTTTCTTCTTTGTGATTCCAGTTACTTAAAAAGTTTTGAATGACACTATGCAAGGAGAGGTCTCGGTTTATACAGAAGTTTATGCTTCTGTGGGCAAGTACCTGATTGATTATATGGTGTTTTATCCTATGACAGGGATGGCCGACTCCAAGGAGTTTGCATAGGGGGTGTTTGATGTACTAGAAAGACGACGTCGCCATCAGAATGAGAAGATCGGGCATATAACTAAAGTTGAGCTTCACGATTTTTGGTTGCAGATTACAGACCAAAGTTTTGACGCTCGTCTAAACATTTTCTTTGACATGCAATTTACTTTACGTAAATAGTAATTCCAAACCTCTTTTTTTAATCGTAGATAATCCGCAGCCGCTACCATTCGGGTGCGAACTGAGTAAACCACGTgaatcacgtgaaccaaggtaaaccgtatttaagcgacaggctctcACTGAGGAGCCATAATCATAAATTTTCCTCCCgtgagattcgaacctgtgaccaagatagttatcccctctttaaccaactgagccaacccttgcggacAATAATTCCAAACCTTTTAATTTGCAAAAAAAAGCATTTTCAACTAAGACAGAAGGTTTAAACGATTAATGTACTCAGTTTTGGAATGTTACATGGATATTATAACTCTAGAGACCAAGATATAACCAAAATAATATAACCACAGGCACATACGTTCCCTATTATGAAATGAGGTGAGAGTAATTGGTTATTGAGATATAATCTATATTTATTTGTTTACTTTCTCAGGGTGGACAACAATGAAGATGGAAGAATCACAAGAAATGAAGTGCAGCAGGTAAGAATGTTCTTAACTACCTTCCATCTACCAGAATATTTTATCACTTTGTTATTGTAAAATTAGTCAAGCAATGCATTCTTTCTGTTCAGGATTTCAGAAAGGATATTTGATTCTTAACGAGATGACTGCAAATGTATTGCATTCTTTCTGTTCTGTATTTTAATCTTGGTAATTGGTTGTATGCTGACTTTGTTAGCTGGTTGTGGATTCATCTCATTGCAGGTGCTACAAGTTTTGGGGAACAGAAACGACTTAATTTATGCTTACTTCAGGTTTGTTCCTCTGGCACGGAAGAGTATCCACACAGGCAGAAATGAAGCTGGAGGTTAGTAGCTGTTGTCCGCAATCAGTTGTGCTGGAGTTTGTTCTTAAATATTTTCATTCTGTTGTATTAATATATTCAGTGTTACTGGCTAATTAGAATCTTCTACTAAGAATTATGAACATGTAGCTTTTTGCAGCAAACGTAGATCTTTACCTAGCATGGGGACAGAGTGCTGAATTGAATCCCAGacagtttgcaacaagttaaGCCAACATTGTGACTTGTCGCAAGTCATTGATCACAAATAACTGTGAGAAAATCAGTCTACATATAGCATTGTTGATCATAAATGAAAGTCAGAGCAAGGGGTACTAATTGCAATATCAGAGCTAAACAAGTAGGCTGGTGTATTCGACCCAAAGGTGAGGTCCTAAACAACTTCACTTGTTACGATGAAAAGGCTGGTTGTAATTGTTTTGACAACGCTTGGATTAAACTTTAATTTTGCAGAAAATCTGCACAAAGCATATGGTTCCCCGTGGTCTGATGATCCTGCCAAGGGTGATCCAGAGTTTACTGTGCCCCAGTGCTATTATGCCAAACAACCACCTTCCCTATATGTAAGCCACTCATGGATCTCataatttttaaacaattttagtAATCTGTATATGCATTTTTTTTAACCAAATGTGTCTTAAATATTTGTGATTGCAGCAACTCCATTTTCAAAAGGTCCAGTTGGACACATTGTTCTATATATTCTACAGGTGGCGTATTTGGACTCAAATCTCTTTATTTTTATTTAGTCCTTCCTGATCACACAACTGatttatatatgtacattattTTTATGCAGCATGCCAAAAGATGAGGCACAATTATATACTGCAAATAAATTGTATGTTATCATATTTATGACCATTTACTGTTGTATCAGTCCAAGTTAAGTTTGTATCGTCCCAGCTTATAGCACCACGGCACTGGTTCCACTTTTTAATTAGCTTACTTAAGGGGCAGCGTTATTGTTTCTAATTGCTGCTTTATTAATATGTTGCCAGATATAACAGGGGATGGTTCTACCACAGAGAGCAGCGGTTCTGGTTAATGGTTAAGAGTAGGTATCCTGGGCCGGATGTGGATTTGATGTTTGATTTTGCATTTTATATTAGGCCAGGTCTAAAAGATAGTGCTAATAGTTTTAATTTTTGTTAATAGCAATAAGATGATTTAGTTGATGGTTGTTTATTATTAGATATTTGGGATGTAATTTTGAATGATGTTGAATGTTATATTGAATGAAAGAAGGAATTTAATGGATATTTGGTTTAGttttttttaaattcaaatatttaaatattatatattcatTTTATTGCACATGTGGGACTCACTATGTGAGCCCCACcagtgggccccacatgtaggGCCCATTTTGTGTCAGTTAGTATACCTATTACAACACCAAGTCTGTGTTGCTATACTCTAAAAATCATATTGCAATTGATATCTATAGCAACATATTGCTGTGTTACCATAGATTGACACTATTGTAAGGTTAGATACCTATAGTGACAACCTTAGACCCAACACCGAAAAAGTGTTGCAATAGACCTCTTTTTGCCTAGGAAAACATTTTTAGGGATCTATAGCAACACAGTTTTGGTGTTGCTAAaagccatctatggcgtagtgctTTCAGGCTTAAACTCTAGGGGATTTTCCAAATCTTTGG is a window of Apium graveolens cultivar Ventura chromosome 11, ASM990537v1, whole genome shotgun sequence DNA encoding:
- the LOC141698112 gene encoding putative NOT transcription complex subunit VIP2 isoform X1 gives rise to the protein MKVRARGTNCNIRAKQVGWCIRPKENLHKAYGSPWSDDPAKGDPEFTVPQCYYAKQPPSLYQLHFQKVQLDTLFYIFYSMPKDEAQLYTANKLYNRGWFYHREQRFWLMVKSRYPGPDVDLMFDFAFYIRPGLKDSANSFNFC
- the LOC141698112 gene encoding putative NOT transcription complex subunit VIP2 isoform X2, with the translated sequence MKVRARGTNCNIRAKQVGWCIRPKENLHKAYGSPWSDDPAKGDPEFTVPQCYYAKQPPSLYQLHFQKVQLDTLFYIFYRYNRGWFYHREQRFWLMVKSRYPGPDVDLMFDFAFYIRPGLKDSANSFNFC